In Lathyrus oleraceus cultivar Zhongwan6 chromosome 2, CAAS_Psat_ZW6_1.0, whole genome shotgun sequence, the DNA window GGAGACAAAAGCAATAACATCGGTAAATAGAGATGTCATAAGATCATTTCTTATTGAAAAAGTCTTGCCAACTATAAAGGAAAAATGGCCAAGAGATGATTTGGATACTAGTACAATATTTATCCAACAAGATAATGCAAGAACTCATATTAATCATGATGATCAAGAGTTCATTCAAGAAGCCACACGAGATGGATTTGATATTCGTTTGATGTGTCAACCTGCAAATTCTCCTGATTTAAATGTCTTAGACCTTGGATTTTTCAGTGCAATACAATCATTACAACACAAGGAGTCCCCTAAAACTATTGATGAACTTGTTTGTGCGGTGGTGAAGTCATTTGAAAACTTTTCATCTGTGAAGTCCAATCATATATTTGTAACATTGCAATTATGCATGATAGAGATCATGAAAGCCAATGGTTCTAATAAATATAAAATTTCACATTTGAATAAGGAAAGACTAGAAAGAGAAGGACAATTACCCGTTCAAATGAAGTGTGATCCAATTTTAGTACAAGAAGTTTGTAAGTACCTAAACACAGAGTAATGCCCATTGTGACTGGGTTGTAGTCACTTGCACACAATTAAAAAACCAAGAACACAACTTAtaagttttatttttaaaaaaaatttaagcATATTTTTTCTTTCATATGATAAATCATTATTAATAAAAAAGTTTATTAAAAAGGTTAGACACAACAATAGATTATGTACTTCACATAAAAACTCAAAATAAATCGTAtattataaaaaaacaaaataataaaaaacattcctaaaaacaaaagaataaaaaacattcctaaacaaaataataaaaaaaaggaaaaaaaaaatattttatgaATATCTTAAAAGCATTCCTAAATTACTATGAAAAATACTTTAATCATATTGAAtcaatttataaaaaatatttaatgaaaaaaatcaaataaatGGTAAGAAAAATATTATAGAAAATAACTTTAAAGTAAGAAAAATATTACAGAAaatatttaattttcaaaaaCAGGAACATCATTCATTTGCAGTACTACAAGATTTTTATAAAGAAGGAAGAACTTCTTTCTACATCATAGATTTAAACATTACAAAGACTTTAATAAAATTTAGGAAGAATTTTTTTTAGCATCTTTCTAATCACCAGACGAAACTCCTAAGCCACTTGTGAAGACTCTTCTCCTTCTTCTGGAAATTTATTCATATTCAGCCTCTTCGTTTAAATAAAAATCCAATATTGGTATTTCTCCTTCTTCTTCATTGTTGTCAGAAGAGTCTTCCACTATTTCCTCTCTATTGTTGTTCAATGAGTCTTCCATTGTTTCTTCTCCATTGTTGATCCAGTGAATCTTCCATTATTTCTTCTTTGTTGTCCAATGAGTCTTCTACTAGTTCTTCTTCATGGTTTCCCAATGAATCTTCCATCATTTCTTCTTTCatgaattattttgttttttccATGACATATCTTAGGAACTATGGCTAAAGAGCTCCCATTTAAAGAGCGAAAATATTGAAACTCTTCCTTAGTTTTTTTGAGAAGTGAACCTCTTGAGAACCTCTTAAAATTCCATTGGTGGTAACATGTAGTCCTAATATGCACGCAACATTAATCTCAGACATTGGAATATTTTAAAATGGTGGAGTAATTATAAGTAAATGTGTAAGTAAAATTAATTTAAAAAGTAAGGGTAATTGACAAATTACAACCTTACACTCTTAAAGTGACAGTTAAATAGgaacaaatatttttttaaaaagtgACACATATAAAGGAACGGAGGAAGTAGTTAAAAACACTTAAGATTTTTCATAACTAAATTAAGTTTTGAGTTCTAAATTTTGAGCTCTGACAAATTCTTGAAGTTGTTTGCTGTGGTTTTTAACGCGGAAGAACACTGATTTTAAAACACATCACAATTACTATCCAATGTGGTTACAATGCTTACGCATTATTGCGGCCGTAATTGCGGTTGCGAACTGCAATTTCAAACAATGGCACAAATCATTTACGCAAACACAATCAGTAACGCAATATCTATATCAGTCTAAAACATGAAAACCCTTTTGCAACTGCGACCATAAACTCTACTTTTTGAGCTTCATCACACATTCAACTTGAACCTCTTCGGTTCACTCCGGCCGAGCCGCGTAGGATCCTCCGAAGAAAATTAGGTCTGGTAAGTATATGTTGAATAGTTTTGTTAGCTTGCGGATGAAGATACTCCATTACCATAGTGCAGTTGCTCCGAGGCCTGCTCCAAGGCCGTGGATTAGGAGGAGATTCAGCTTTGATAAGGTTCGGGTTTTGGGTATCCAACAATGCATTATTGTTCTTGTTTATGTTAAACTGAAAGACTTGGTCATAATAATAGTGGTAGGTAGTTACAAACTAAGGTTTTTGAAGGAACTAGAAGAAGAAAAAATGGTGGAATGGGAATGTTGATTGTGAGCTTTTGGGATGGAGAAGATTTAAGGGATGAAAATGAGTTTTGGAATTTGATTTGGACAGTGTTTTGTGTTTTGTTGTGAGTGGGAGAAAAGTAGAGATTGGTGGAGGAGATGGATTAAAGTAGTGAAATGAATCATATGTTTAGTGTCATGAGTTTAATGATGATTTGTTAAAATTAGTTGAAGGATCCCTGTCCAAAATTGTTCAACAATTAAGTGCTACAATAAATATGTTAAATATGTCAGAAATCTCCAATAAAATGAATTTTTTTGCCAAATAACTACTATCCTTCAAAGTGCAACAATTAAGTGGACAAAATTGTTGTTACGTACGATAGTCGAATGCAATTGTTGTTGCACTTTAACAAATTTTATAAAACCTAAAGTTTTTTTTTAACTTTTCTTCAACTTGGAAGTTTTAAATTTACTAACGTGAAACATAAAAACTAAATTCTTAAACTTCACACTAGAGAATTTCATTCATATTTGGATAGAATTCACTCTAGCAAATCGTTCACAGAATTCTAAAAAGATATTAGTAGGATTTTATTTTGTTCATCCTTATGGATCTAAATTGTTGACCATTTAAAAGACCTTTTATGTGACAGATGAAGGTTATAACATGTTTATTCTTAAGCCTCTCTAAAGCATAACTAAATTCTTGACTattcaaaaattcttcaattGGTGAAATCTTTCTTTTAATATTAAATTCATGATCAGAATCAATAATTTCATAATGTATTTATTCTTTCATGTGCATTTCTTTTTGTCTCTTttaattttcttatttttatcTTTTTACATAATTTATGATAGTTAATTGGTGAATAtcacaataataataataataataataataataataataataataattataataataataataataataatagtaataataataataataataataataataataataataagaagaagaagaagaagaagaagaataatATAAAGAAATAGTATTAGTAACATATTAACTCAAAATTAATTGTtgagattttttattttttatggATTGCATAATTAAGTTGAAGAAATAATTTATTGTGCAAGATGATTTATTCTGTAGGATGCTTTTTTTAATGTATTTGATTGAATAATTTATTGAGTAGGataattttttaatgtatttttgttttgattttgcATATTGGTAGAGGAATAATTTTAAAAAAGACAATTAAATAGGTAACAGATAagaataataaaaaataaataattttgaAAGACATTTATGGATATAAATATGAACTTGATTGAATAATTTATTCTGTATGatgatttttaatgtattttttatgaataaaatgattatcattaatattatttttatttttaaagatAACCGTTTTGATTTGGAATACTCTAAAACATGTGATTTTAAATAACTAGGGGCCTGTTTGAAACACTTTTCAATTTTAGTTCTTAAAATTTGTTTTTCTAATCtattttaaaaaactatttttaagaagaaaattaacaaaaaatttgtttgataaagtaatttttaaaaactgttttaaaaatatgaaaatgaaaaaacttgtttgataatctaattttttaaaatcacattaatgttattaatgaaaattataaattttttatgttttttcttcaagttttataatactaaaaactaaaaagtgagaagcaaaacacaactaaactgtttcacttttttacttttaaaaactgaaaaatagaaaagagtttttaaaaacacttttgcaaaacattatattcaaacaagtttttaaattttaaattttcaaaaactaaaaaagagGTTTTAAGATGCATTTCAAACAAGCCCTAAATATTTggtttttttaaaaaaatcgTATTTGATTAGATTTTTTTGAATAAAGCctcaaaaataaataatttagTTATTTAGGATGAATTTTTACCAATAAAACTATTATCATTATTAATAACATTAATTTTTTTGTTGATTTAGaattatataaataatttattttttcaataAATATTTGTTTAAGAATATATTACTTGACTTATATAATTTTTTCCTAGTTTTATTTAAAGGTATAGAAAATATTGTAGATAACAAATTAAATAATGAAGAGAATATTGAAGATACATCAAATAGTGAAGAAATATTGAAGGTGTACTAAATATGGAAGAAAATATTGAAGATGCATCAAACAAGTGAAGAAAATATTGAAGGCGTACTAAATATGGAAGAAAATATTGAAGATGCTTTAAATAGTGAAGAAAATTTTGAAGGTGTACCAAATGGAGAAGAAAATATTGAAGATGAACTAAATaatgaaagaaaaaaattaaaagttttaAGCAGTGAAGAACGCACAGCTATTTATCACCAGTTACTACAAAAAAGTGTTGGTGAAAAATCACGTAGAGGAATTACAAATGTGGTGGCTTCATCATTTTCTGTTTCTAGGAGAACTATTCAACGTATTTGGAAAAGAGCAAAAGAAAGTGAAATACATGATGTGTCCCATAGGAAGACAAAAAATTATGGACGTAAGAGAATTCAAATTAATCCTAATCAAATTAGTCAAATTCCTTTGAGACAAAGAACAAACATCCGGTCTTTATCTTTTGCATTGAAAACAAATCCAACATCTGTTTTTAGGCTTTTAAAATTAGGAGTTATACGACGTCACTCAAATGCCATAAAGCCACTTTTAAAAGAAGAAAACAAAAGAGTTAGGTTGGAGTTTTGTTTGTCAATGCTCGAAGGTATACCACATGATCTAATGTTTAAAAGTATGCATAATATTATTCATATTGATGAAAAATGGTTTTACATGACTAAGAAATCTGAGAACTATTATTTGCTACCGGAGGAGGATGAACCACATCGTACATGTAAAAGCAAAAACTTTATTGCCAAAGTTATGTTTTTAGTTTCTCTTACTCGACCAAGATTTGACTCGCAAGGAAATGAGATTTTTTCAGGTGAAATTGGTATTTTTCCATTTGTTACCCAGGAACCTGCTAAAAGGACAAGTGCTAACCGAGTTGCAGGAACAATGGAGACAAAAGCAATAACATCGGTAAATAGAGATGTCATAAGATCATTTCTTATTGAAAAAGTCTTGCCAACTATAAAGGAAAAATGGCCAAGAGATGATTTGGATACTAGTACAATATTTATCCAACAAGATAATGCAAGAACTCATATTAATCATGATGATCAAGAGTTCATTCAAGAAGCCACACGAGATGGATTTGATATTCGTTTGATGTGTCAACCTGCAAATTCTTCTGATTTAAATGTCTTAGACCTTGGATTTTTCAATGCAATACAATCATTACAACACAAGGAGTCCCCTAAAACTATTGATGAACTTGTTTGTGCGGTGGTGAAGTCATTTGAAAACTTTTCATCTGTGAAGTTCAATCATATATTTGTAACATTGCAATTATGCATGATAGAGATCATGAAAGCCAATGGTTctaataaatataaaattttaCATTTGAATAAGGAAAGACTAGAAAGAGAAGGACAATTACCCGTTCAAATGAAGTGTGATCCAATTTTAGTACAAGAAGTTTGTAAGTACTTAAACACAGAGTAATGCCCATTGTGACTGGGTTGTAGTCACTTGCACACAATTAAAAAACCAAGAACACAACTTATaagttttatttttaaattttttttaagCATATTTTTTCTTTCATATGAAAAATCATTATTATTAAAAAAGTTTATTAAAAAGTTTAGACACAACAATAGATTATGTACTTCACATAAAAACTCAAAATAAATCGtatattataaaaaaaaacaaaataataaaaaacattcctaaaaacaaaagaataaaaaacattcctaaacaaaataataaaaaaaaggaaaacaatatTTTAGGAATATCTTAAAAGCATTCCTAAATTACTATGAAAAATACTTTAATCATATTGAATCAATTTATAAAgaatatttaataaaaaaaatcaaataaatgGTAACAAAAATATTATAGAAAATAACTTTAATGTAAGAAAAATATTACAGAAaatatttaattttcaaaaaCAAGAACATCATTCATTTGCAGTACTACAAGATATTTATAAAGAAGGAAGAACTTCTTTCTACATCATAGATTTAAACATTACAAAGACTTTAATAAAATTTAGGAAGAATTTTTTTTAGCATCTTTCTAATCACCAGACGAAACTCCTCAGCCACTTGTGAAGACTTTTCTCCTTCTTCTGGAAATTTATTCATATTCAGCCTCTTCGTTTAAATCAAAATCCAATATTGGCATTTCTCCTTCTTCTTCATTGTTGTCAGAAGAGTCTTCCACTATTTCCTCTTTATTGTTGTTCAATGAGTCTTCTATTGTTTCTTCTCCATTGTTGTCCAGTGAATCTTCCACTATTTCTTCTTTGTTGTCCAATGAGTCTTCTACTGTTTCTTCTCCATGGTTTCCCAATGAATCTTCCATCATTTCTTCTTTCatgaattattttgttttttccATGACATATCTTAGGAACTATGGTTAAAGAGCTCCCATTTAAAGAGCGAAAATACTAAAATTCTTCCTTAATTTTTTTGAGAAGTGAACCTCTTGAAATTCCATTGGTGGTAACATGTAATCCTAATATGCACGCAACATTAATTTCAGACATTGGAATATTTTAAAATGGTGGAGTAATTATAAGTAAATGTACAAGTAAAATTAATTTAAAAAGTAAGGGTAATTGACAAATTACAACTTTATACTCTTAAAGTGACCGTTAAATAGgaacaaatatttttttaaaaagtgACACATATAAAGGAACGAAGGAAGTAGTTAAAAACACTTTCATAACTAAATTAAGTTTTGAGTTCTAAATTTTGAGCTCTGACAAATTCTTGAAGTTGTCTGTTGTGGTTTTTAACGCGGAAGTACGCTGATTTTAAAACACATCACAATTACTATCCAATGTGGTTACAATGTTTACGCATTACTACGGCCATAATTGCGGTTGCAAACTGCAATTTCAAACAATGGCACAAATCATTTACGCAAACACAATCGGTAACACAAGATCTATATCAGTCTAAAACATGAAAACCCTTTTGCAATTGCGACCACAAACTCTACTTTTTGAGCTTCATCAAACATTAAACTTGAACCTCTTCGGTTCACCTCAACTTTTTGAGCTTCATCATACATTCAACTTGAACCTCTTCGGTTCACTCCAGCCAAGCCGCGTAGGATCCTCCAAAGAAAATTAGGTCTGGTAAGTATATGTTGAATAGTTTTGTTAGCTTGCGGATGAAGATACTCCATTACCATAGCACAGTTGATCCAAGGCCTGTTCCAAGGCCGTGGATTAGGAGGAGATTCAGCTTTGAGAAGGTTCGAGTTTTGGGTATCCCAAAATGCATTATTGTTCTTGTTTATGTTAAACTGAAAGACTTGGTCATAATTGAAGGAACTAGAAGAAGAAAAAATGGTGGAATGGGAATGTTGATTGTGAGCTTTTGGGATGGAGAAGATTTAAGGGATGAAAATGAGTTTTGGAATTTGATTTGGACAGTGTTGTGTGTTTTGTTGTAAGTGGGACAAAAGTAGAGATTGGAGGAGGAGATGGCTTAAAGTAGTGAAATGAATCATATGTTTAGTGTCATGAGTTTAATGATCATTTGTTAAAATTAGTTGAAGGATCCTTGTCTAAAATTGTTCAACAATTAAGTGCTACAATAAATATCTTAAATATGTCAGAAGTCTCCAATAAAATGAATTTTTTTGCCAAATAACTACTATCCTTCAAAGTGCAACAATTAAGTGGACAAAATTGTTGTTACGTACGATAGTCGAATGCAATTGTTGTTGCACTTTAACAAATTTTATAAAACCTAAAGTTTTTTTTTAACTTTTCTTCAACTTTGAAGTTTTAAATTTACTAACGTGAAACATAAAAACTAAATTCTTAAACTTCACACTAGAGAATTTCATTCCTATTTGGATAGAATTCACTCTTGCAAATCGTTCACAGAATTCTAAAAACATATTAGTGGGATTTTATTTTACATTAGTAGGATTTTATTTTATTCATCCTTATGGATCTAAATTGTTGCCCATTTAAAAGACCTTTTATGTGACAGATCAAGGTTATAACATGTTTATTCTTAAGCATCTCTAAAGCATAACTAAATTCTTCACTATTCAAAAATTCTTTAATTGGTGAAATCTTTCTTTTAATATTAAATTCATGATCAAAATCAATAATTCATAATGCATTTATTCTTTGAGATGCATTTGTTGGTCTCTTttaattttcttatttttatctatttatataaaaaaaaatattaatgaCATACTGACTCAAATTTAATTGTTGAGATTTTTTATCTTTAATAGATTGCTCAATTATGTTGAAGAAATAATTTATTGAAAAAGATAATCTATTGTATAGGATGctttttttaatatattttttaatgTATTTGATTGAATAATTTATTGAATAGGATAATTTTTTAAAGtatttttgttttgattatgcatAAGGGTTGGGGAATATGTAACAGATATAAATATGAACTTGATTGAATAATTTATTCTGGATGTTGATCTGTAATGtaatttttatgaataaaatgattatcattaatattatttttaGTTTTAAAGATAACCGTTTTGATTTGGAATACACTAAAACATGTTTGTatcattaatattattttatttttaaatatacCGTTTTTATCTTTTAAATATTGTGGGTAAATGAGACAAGTGTTTCATAAAAGGATCTAAAAACTGTGCCTAATTATTTATATAACAAATACAATTAACGTTTCAGAATGCAATTTGGCAATAATTCAGCATCGGTCAAGACGTGGGTTTCCAAAATACACTAAAAAAGACTCGGACAAGGTCAAATATCACTCTTACATAACAATGAAGAAAGATTACTCATAATTTAAACTTCTATACTCTCGATCAATAAAAAATCTACGGACTCCATTGCACCACAACACATGGGTTCTGGGGGAATATAATGTGTTCTGGGGGCATACATGAGCCCATTTATATGCTAACAGAAATACGATATGCTTGAACAAATTTATAAATTTAGTTTTAAAGCATTTCATAGTGTAAAACTCTTTTCGAAGTAGATCGATTAACTCATTCATGACCAAATTTAAACAATAAAATCCTATAAAACTAGAACAAAGAATTTTATATCCAATAAGAGTTAATTGAGACTCTCAATATATTGCCGTAAACTTCTCTAAAGTCAACAAAATTAACTCTACTTTAAGATTGACCAAATTCAACATACCCTACTTCAGAGTTAACTAGGTTAAATTTACAGTTTGATCTGTCGTTATTATAACAAAAAATGCGCTACTAACAATTGAACAATGAAAACAAAGCGCCTAAGAATTACAAAATCAGATATTTAAGACAACTCGTCATAATATCAAGCAAGAACTTAGGCAACATACATTAATCTACCTGACATAAAAAGCAAACAATCCAAAATAACCCACATCAATTAAAATTCTAAATCAAAAACATACTAGAATAAAAAAGAGATTAGCATATGCACCACCAAGAAGGAAAAAACTAGATCTGAATAAAAGCATTAAACTGTTAAATGTAACCAAATCAGGGATCCAGAAATACAGAAAACCATAGATCTGAAAATGCGAGACCCTGAAATTAGGTCAGATAATTTATATATATGCCCCCAGAACAAAGTTACCAAGTAATCGATCTAAGATCTCAGATCTTGCAACTGAAAGAAGAGGCAATTAAATTTAATACTAAGAAATACAGAAAGTTAATGGAAATTGATTTGATGTTGTCAGAAGTAGCTGGTTGTAATCTCATCTATTAAAATATCAATGGGAATCCGATTGATTTTTTTCATCACTCAACATCATATACAGCATAAATTGAAAAACAGGAATCAACAAACTTGAAAAATAAGACATGAGCGTTATTGAAAAATAGTGATTGCAATGAGAAGAGGGAAAAAAAGTAAGTTTTCTATCGATGATGCCAGAAAGAAAAATAGAGAACAGAAAAGCAGGAGAAAGAATTTAGGGTTTTGTTGTGAAGAAGCACTGCTTAGGGAATGTATTTATAGCGGTATTTTTCCTTAATGGGCTTTTCTGATTTTCGGTTAATGGGCTTTATTTACCGATTCCTCTTTTATTTTGTTACTAAATTTTGATTTTGTTTTACGTAAACGTACCGACTCTTTGCTAACAACAATAAcaagttttttattttttttactctatgtttttttaatataattttgGAGGTACATTTATTTGTAGATTGTCATAAAAAttggaaattaaaaaaaaattaagaagaatagtatatttaaattaaaataacaaaatataaaaaaatatatataaataacaatattatgaataaaatgattaaaaataaaaactattGAAGCTTGTATAACACAAATTAATGGTTTTAGTTTTTTTACAAATAAGATAATAATTTAGAGAGGATACAATTTTAAAATATATACTCAATCTTTTTAAAACTCCCTTAATTTTGTTGCATATTTGAAAAAATTGATCGATAAATTTTTATTATTCAATATTTAAATCAGTAGTAAAGTTGTGTCTAATTATAAATCGTCCCACACATATATCAAAATATATTTACATTCATCCACATACATAAACAATTATACGATTACGACCCATATCACAATTGTTCCCTTAAgtcaatgagagaacctaagttaaaCCTATTAATGATCAATGATTCTCTAAGCTAGACCTCCATGGTTGACCTCATTTGATAGTGTCTTCTTTTTTTCTTCATTACAATACATTACATCAAAAAATACTCGTTTTACATACAAGAGAGTGAGATGAGAAAACAAGTTACATAAAGAGAGTATAGAAAAAGACATAACATGCAATTGTACTTCAAAATCCCAAAAAAAAGATACTAAGGTCATAACGGCTCACAACAAGACAACAATAATAAACACACTTTtattattcttattattattattattattattattaaattttattaattaaattaaattttggcgaTTAATCACACCACGCAAAGTTAGCTAGGGGTTCTGATGCCTGGTCAACAAATGATGGTTCAACAAAATTTTAATAAACAATTCAATTAGAATTGGTTTCGTcttttgcatcaacacttgatgATTTCTGCAAACCCTAAGACACAATTATTGCATTGTCAGAAATCATAATCGTATAACTCATGATAACACAACTCTTGCACCATCATAAACCATAATGCAACAAGTTTATACCATCAAAAGTATAATGATCGATTACTCAATACGATTGATCAAAATGTTATTGCTTCACCATACAAATGTCAAATTCTTAA includes these proteins:
- the LOC127122521 gene encoding uncharacterized protein LOC127122521, with protein sequence MTKKSENYYLLSEEDEPHRTCKSKNFIAKVMFLVALTRPRFDSQGNEIFSGEIGIFPFVTQEPAKRTSANRVAGTMETKAITSVNRDVIRSFLIEKVLPTIKEKWPRDDLDTSTIFIQQDNARTHINHDDQEFIQEATRDGFDIRLMCQPANSPDLNVLDLGFFSAIQSLQHKESPKTIDELVCAVVKSFENFSSVKSNHIFVTLQLCMIEIMKANGSNKYKISHLNKERLEREGQLPVQMKCDPILVQEVCKYLNTE
- the LOC127122522 gene encoding uncharacterized protein LOC127122522; the encoded protein is MEENIEDALNSEENFEGVPNGEENIEDELNNERKKLKVLSSEERTAIYHQLLQKSVGEKSRRGITNVVASSFSVSRRTIQRIWKRAKESEIHDVSHRKTKNYGRKRIQINPNQISQIPLRQRTNIRSLSFALKTNPTSVFRLLKLGVIRRHSNAIKPLLKEENKRVRLEFCLSMLEGIPHDLMFKSMHNIIHIDEKWFYMTKKSENYYLLPEEDEPHRTCKSKNFIAKVMFLVSLTRPRFDSQGNEIFSGEIGIFPFVTQEPAKRTSANRVAGTMETKAITSVNRDVIRSFLIEKVLPTIKEKWPRDDLDTSTIFIQQDNARTHINHDDQEFIQEATRDGFDIRLMCQPANSSDLNVLDLGFFNAIQSLQHKESPKTIDELVCAVVKSFENFSSVKFNHIFVTLQLCMIEIMKANGSNKYKILHLNKERLEREGQLPVQMKCDPILVQEVCKYLNTE